Proteins from a single region of Scytonema millei VB511283:
- a CDS encoding DUF1822 family protein, with protein sequence MTLQLNELVTIYPEHLWIELPSEVQGKIWQIVTQEAYSNHAARWRGFLNHLCLHTLFNWLPIEPETPIICPNRAELSSFWEIVNGTVLTVGKTRLALIPSDKSSQAEFHIPQEWVDIPNWAVNYYLAVQLNLEAGWLRVWGYATHQQIREEGKYDPIDRNYCLEPEDLIADINMMWIARELFAPQKLEIKSLPKLSTAQVEKLLAQLSQHTPFSPRLCVPFGQWAALITADKNRQSLYQKRLQSRSCAVKCQPQINNLSHWWQNFFTGGWQPLDSLLHPQHLAFQFRHETDANTIRVQGAKLIDLGMQLEGVKVVLLVALTLESDRKVSIRVQLHPASGQTYLPANLKLILLSQAGTMLQEVQSRNLDRLIQLKRFKSPLGKSFGIEVALGNVNIREDFVLESPIGA encoded by the coding sequence ATGACGCTTCAACTCAACGAATTAGTGACAATCTATCCAGAACATCTTTGGATAGAATTACCATCAGAAGTTCAAGGCAAAATATGGCAAATTGTGACTCAAGAGGCTTATTCTAATCATGCTGCCCGTTGGCGAGGATTTTTGAATCATTTGTGTTTGCATACACTGTTCAATTGGCTGCCAATAGAACCCGAAACACCTATTATCTGCCCGAATCGAGCTGAACTTTCTAGTTTTTGGGAAATAGTCAACGGCACAGTACTAACTGTAGGTAAAACTCGACTCGCACTCATTCCTAGCGATAAAAGCAGTCAAGCAGAATTTCACATTCCTCAAGAGTGGGTTGATATTCCTAACTGGGCAGTCAACTATTATTTAGCCGTACAGCTAAACTTAGAAGCAGGCTGGTTGCGGGTATGGGGGTATGCAACCCATCAGCAAATTAGAGAGGAAGGAAAATACGATCCCATCGACCGAAATTACTGCTTAGAGCCAGAAGATTTAATTGCAGATATTAATATGATGTGGATAGCACGAGAGCTTTTTGCGCCTCAGAAACTAGAGATTAAATCATTACCTAAATTATCTACTGCACAAGTAGAAAAATTACTAGCACAACTTAGTCAACATACTCCCTTCTCGCCTCGTCTTTGCGTTCCATTTGGACAATGGGCAGCACTTATTACTGCTGACAAAAATCGACAATCATTATACCAAAAGCGATTACAATCTCGCAGCTGTGCTGTAAAATGCCAGCCTCAAATTAATAACTTAAGCCACTGGTGGCAAAATTTCTTTACAGGGGGTTGGCAGCCGCTCGATTCACTTTTACATCCTCAACATTTAGCATTTCAATTTCGTCATGAAACGGATGCAAATACAATTCGCGTCCAAGGGGCAAAACTGATCGATCTGGGAATGCAATTAGAAGGTGTAAAAGTGGTGTTATTAGTTGCTCTAACATTAGAGAGCGATCGCAAAGTTAGCATTCGCGTACAACTGCATCCAGCCAGCGGACAAACTTACCTACCAGCCAATCTCAAACTCATTTTACTATCTCAAGCAGGGACAATGCTTCAGGAGGTACAATCGAGAAATCTCGATCGCTTAATTCAACTGAAACGATTTAAATCTCCTTTAGGAAAAAGTTTCGGGATCGAAGTAGCTTTAGGTAATGTCAATATTAGAGAAGATTTTGTCCTCGAATCGCCAATTGGCGCGTAG
- a CDS encoding DUF928 domain-containing protein, whose protein sequence is MRVKLSLALTIIFASSFGNPMLVLSQGDRSVSIFNQQQIDGSSRGRPGRREGTGSRGDCPVANIPLTALVPANNSGLAVEENPTFWFYVPAISQKTVWGEFSLQNEQNQNVDRITFSLPNKSGIINVKSPSTKPLEIDKTYYWYFKLYCDRQKLSAPVFVYGRVRRVAPSPNLKNSLKAAIAPLDRVTLYAQNGIWYSALTELAQLRQTQPQNITLDRHWTDILSDVGLEKLSKEPILKVVSRKS, encoded by the coding sequence ATGCGAGTCAAACTTAGCCTCGCCTTGACTATAATCTTCGCGAGTTCGTTCGGCAATCCTATGTTAGTGCTGTCACAGGGCGATCGCTCAGTCAGCATTTTTAATCAACAACAAATCGACGGCTCAAGTCGAGGTAGACCAGGTAGAAGAGAGGGAACGGGTAGCCGTGGTGATTGTCCGGTGGCGAATATTCCGCTCACGGCTTTAGTCCCCGCTAATAACTCAGGTTTAGCAGTAGAAGAGAATCCTACTTTTTGGTTTTACGTACCTGCTATCTCCCAAAAGACGGTTTGGGGAGAATTTTCCTTGCAGAACGAACAAAATCAAAATGTCGATCGCATCACTTTCTCGTTACCCAACAAATCGGGCATTATCAACGTGAAATCGCCATCCACAAAACCTTTAGAAATTGACAAAACGTATTATTGGTATTTTAAACTTTACTGCGATCGCCAAAAATTGTCTGCTCCCGTTTTTGTCTACGGACGAGTACGACGGGTAGCACCGTCACCTAATTTAAAAAACAGCTTAAAAGCCGCGATCGCACCACTAGACCGCGTGACTCTCTACGCTCAAAATGGGATTTGGTACTCAGCCCTCACTGAATTAGCGCAACTCCGTCAAACTCAACCCCAAAACATAACTCTCGATCGCCACTGGACTGACATATTAAGCGACGTTGGCTTAGAAAAACTATCTAAAGAACCAATATTAAAAGTCGTAAGTCGTAAGTCGTAA
- a CDS encoding CHAT domain-containing protein: MIKHRRLLRIFHKARAVLRAAGIAVSRLRQGRSPQPPLERGAKRSPQTPLKRGARSDRKIGWCQFVIVVSIASIVAGGIIPKIDGHIFRLTLRSAQAIESPIAQNQPDAQALLDRGRELYKSGQFSATVTVLQQAASAFQTQGDKLQQAIALSNLSLIYQQLGQWEKATQAIAFSLNLLGYPAEKRAEGAEEAEEAEGAGEEREPAESQQSTTNYQLPTTNYQLPAQNLKILAQTLEIQADLQLKLGQAAPALETWQQAASIYDRLDDKVAIARTLINQSLARQSLGFYRQALATLEQVSQTLEQQPDSLLKAIALRNLGDVLQLVGNLEQSMKVLQQSLDLAKRLKSPSEISAALLSLGNTERAWGNRVQMRQNMVNEDIYPSLRCNIGQLNEKLSQNAAISHYQRAERYYQAAAIASPLPASRIQAKVNQINILLELQQRAQIHKIWTNLQPELTNLSPSHATIFAQINLAQSLGCLKHATVNNALTWKEIAQIFATAIQQARSIGDVRSQAYALGALGGLYLESQDLPEDAQTLHKSSLQYAQELTTQALTLAQAIQANDIVYLWQWQSGYLLKLQGDLKGAIASYTEAVNTLQSLRSDLVALNPDIQFSFRNSVEPVYRQLVDLLLRSESGSWESGVGSRNSASRTTQIQQQNLQQARNAIEALQLTELENFFREACLQAKPRQIDEVVDKTDPTAAVVYPIILPDRLEVIVKLPNQTELRHYTTYRSRQEIEDSIEKLQLFLVEPDRINDIKELSQQVYDWLIQPFVTEFDRQKIKTLVFVLDGSLRNIPMAVLYDKQQKQYLIEKYAIALAPGLQLVDPQPLQRQRLKVLIAGISKERQIAGRNFSPLENVLLELQQIQNKVPNSEELLNQAFTKQNIQSQIDAAEFSVVHIATHGEFSSNAEETFILAWEQLIKVKDFDKLLQLSSQRQPKAIELLVLSACQTAAGDRQAALGLAGIAVRAGARSTLATLWSVDDRSTAELMTHFYQELENATVTKAEALRRAQLTLLKNYEIPYFWAAYVLVGNWL; this comes from the coding sequence GTGATTAAACACAGAAGACTGCTGCGGATTTTTCACAAAGCACGCGCTGTATTGAGGGCGGCTGGTATTGCTGTGTCTCGACTTCGGCAGGGCAGATCCCCCCAACCCCCCTTGGAAAGGGGGGCTAAGAGATCCCCTCAAACCCCCTTAAAAAGGGGAGCTAGGAGCGATCGCAAGATCGGGTGGTGTCAGTTTGTAATTGTTGTCTCAATTGCATCGATCGTTGCTGGGGGAATTATCCCCAAAATAGATGGACATATCTTCAGGCTTACACTTCGATCGGCTCAAGCAATCGAAAGTCCAATTGCCCAAAATCAGCCAGATGCTCAAGCATTACTCGATCGCGGGCGAGAACTCTACAAGTCTGGACAATTCTCAGCCACCGTTACAGTTTTGCAGCAAGCCGCCTCAGCTTTTCAAACTCAAGGAGATAAACTGCAACAGGCGATCGCCCTGAGCAATCTTTCTCTTATCTACCAACAACTCGGACAATGGGAAAAAGCAACACAAGCGATCGCCTTTAGTCTTAATCTTTTAGGATATCCAGCTGAGAAGAGAGCTGAGGGAGCTGAGGAGGCTGAGGAAGCTGAGGGAGCTGGAGAAGAAAGAGAGCCAGCAGAAAGTCAACAGTCAACCACCAACTACCAACTACCAACTACCAATTACCAATTACCAGCTCAAAATCTCAAAATCTTAGCTCAAACCCTGGAAATTCAAGCCGATTTACAACTCAAACTAGGACAGGCAGCACCAGCTTTAGAAACTTGGCAACAAGCTGCTAGCATATACGATCGCCTCGACGATAAAGTTGCGATCGCTCGCACCTTAATTAACCAAAGTCTTGCACGGCAAAGTTTAGGTTTCTACCGTCAAGCCCTAGCAACATTAGAGCAAGTCAGTCAAACTCTAGAGCAACAGCCAGATTCATTACTCAAAGCCATTGCCTTACGCAATTTGGGCGATGTGCTGCAATTGGTTGGCAATTTAGAGCAGTCGATGAAAGTGTTACAACAAAGTTTGGATCTCGCCAAACGTTTAAAATCTCCCTCAGAAATAAGTGCAGCATTACTCAGCTTGGGCAATACAGAGCGCGCTTGGGGTAATCGAGTCCAAATGCGGCAAAATATGGTCAATGAAGACATATATCCTTCGTTACGCTGTAATATCGGTCAACTAAATGAGAAATTGAGCCAAAACGCTGCAATTTCTCACTATCAAAGGGCTGAGCGATATTATCAAGCAGCAGCGATCGCTTCACCCTTGCCCGCATCACGAATTCAAGCAAAAGTCAATCAAATAAATATATTACTAGAACTCCAGCAGCGAGCGCAGATCCATAAAATATGGACTAACCTACAACCAGAACTGACGAATTTATCGCCCAGTCATGCCACCATCTTTGCTCAAATCAACTTGGCTCAAAGCCTGGGGTGTTTGAAACACGCCACTGTTAACAATGCTCTCACCTGGAAAGAAATTGCTCAAATTTTCGCCACCGCCATTCAACAAGCCCGCAGCATTGGTGATGTGCGATCGCAAGCTTATGCTTTGGGTGCTTTGGGTGGATTGTATTTAGAATCCCAGGATTTACCAGAAGACGCACAAACGTTACACAAATCGTCTCTACAATATGCCCAAGAATTAACAACACAAGCTTTGACACTAGCCCAAGCAATCCAAGCAAATGATATCGTTTATTTGTGGCAGTGGCAGTCAGGGTATCTACTCAAACTACAAGGAGATTTAAAAGGTGCGATCGCCTCCTACACTGAAGCAGTCAATACATTACAATCTCTACGCAGCGATCTCGTCGCTCTCAATCCAGACATCCAATTTTCCTTTAGAAACAGCGTAGAACCCGTCTATCGGCAATTAGTCGATCTGCTTTTGCGATCGGAAAGCGGGAGTTGGGAGTCGGGAGTCGGGAGTCGCAATTCTGCATCACGCACCACACAAATTCAGCAACAAAACTTACAACAAGCCAGAAATGCAATTGAAGCGCTTCAGTTAACTGAACTAGAAAACTTCTTTCGTGAAGCTTGTTTGCAGGCTAAGCCGAGACAGATTGACGAAGTAGTTGACAAAACAGATCCGACAGCAGCAGTCGTTTATCCGATTATCTTACCAGACCGCTTGGAAGTCATTGTTAAGTTGCCAAATCAAACAGAACTACGCCATTACACAACTTATAGATCGCGTCAAGAAATCGAAGATAGTATAGAAAAATTGCAATTATTCTTAGTAGAACCAGACCGAATTAATGATATTAAAGAATTGTCTCAGCAGGTGTATGACTGGCTAATTCAACCCTTTGTCACCGAATTCGATCGCCAAAAAATCAAAACCTTGGTATTCGTACTGGATGGTTCTTTGCGGAATATACCAATGGCAGTACTTTATGATAAACAGCAAAAACAATATCTGATCGAAAAATATGCGATCGCCCTTGCTCCTGGTTTGCAACTGGTCGATCCTCAACCTTTACAACGACAAAGACTTAAAGTTCTCATTGCTGGAATTAGCAAAGAACGCCAAATTGCTGGACGAAATTTCTCTCCACTCGAAAATGTCCTACTGGAATTGCAGCAAATTCAAAATAAAGTTCCTAATAGTGAAGAACTTCTCAACCAAGCTTTCACTAAACAAAATATTCAAAGTCAGATAGATGCGGCTGAGTTTTCTGTCGTTCATATTGCTACTCATGGCGAATTTAGTTCCAATGCTGAAGAAACTTTCATTCTTGCTTGGGAACAACTCATTAAAGTCAAAGATTTTGATAAATTGTTGCAATTAAGCAGTCAACGCCAACCTAAAGCGATCGAATTGTTAGTTCTCAGTGCCTGTCAAACAGCTGCGGGCGATCGCCAAGCTGCCTTGGGATTAGCTGGAATTGCCGTTCGTGCAGGGGCGCGGAGTACTCTAGCAACACTGTGGTCGGTAGACGATCGCTCTACTGCTGAATTGATGACTCATTTCTACCAAGAATTAGAAAACGCCACAGTCACTAAAGCCGAAGCCTTACGTCGCGCTCAACTAACGCTATTGAAAAATTATGAAATTCCCTATTTTTGGGCTGCGTATGTTTTAGTGGGAAATTGGCTTTGA
- a CDS encoding lipocalin-like domain-containing protein encodes MCCDDGESGVGRGAQPCARTRESGQMTNNQLLGTWKLISAIAILPDGTIEPDVYGNNPVGYITYTPDSRMMVMFARSDRTPFSIDVKSPLGKDIQKLPVAELAAAFTSFNAYAGTYKINGNTVVHHIEIASIPNRLGTDLVRTFSFNGDRVTLKTPPTLSDGVVKVFELVWKRV; translated from the coding sequence TTGTGTTGCGATGATGGTGAGTCGGGAGTCGGTAGGGGCGCACAGCCGTGCGCCCGTACTAGGGAGTCGGGACAAATGACAAACAACCAACTTTTAGGAACTTGGAAACTAATTTCAGCGATCGCCATCCTTCCTGATGGAACTATTGAGCCTGATGTGTATGGAAATAATCCAGTTGGATATATTACTTATACGCCTGACAGTCGAATGATGGTGATGTTTGCCAGGAGCGATCGCACTCCCTTCAGTATAGATGTCAAGTCACCGTTGGGTAAGGATATACAAAAACTACCAGTCGCGGAACTAGCAGCAGCTTTTACTAGCTTCAATGCTTATGCTGGGACGTACAAAATAAATGGAAATACTGTAGTTCATCACATTGAAATAGCGTCAATTCCCAATCGATTAGGTACAGACTTAGTTCGCACTTTTAGCTTCAATGGCGATCGAGTCACCCTGAAAACGCCACCTACTCTAAGCGATGGTGTTGTCAAAGTTTTTGAATTGGTATGGAAACGAGTTTGA
- a CDS encoding dioxygenase family protein, translated as MQITLDNITQTVIDHGDGGKAHPRLYEIYRSLITHLHAFAKEVNLTEQELQYGRDFLNRASHHTQEIPNGEIHMLTDLIGISELVELLHDANGTATESNLEGPMYVPDTPERNMGDRLGIDKAGEPLILSGYVLDLDGKPIANAIVDVWQPNSQGLYDLQDPSQPKDNFRGRFRTKADGIYTFETVVPTGYHIPASGPCGEVLELLGRHTWRAAHIHVKLSAPGYTPLTTQIFIAGDPHIDSDTTFSVKTAIASLQKHDAVDELMASGRHVPFYTTNFNFVLR; from the coding sequence ATGCAAATTACTCTCGACAACATTACTCAAACAGTCATCGATCACGGTGATGGTGGCAAGGCGCACCCGCGACTTTACGAAATTTACCGCAGCCTAATTACACATCTGCACGCCTTTGCTAAAGAAGTGAATTTAACCGAGCAAGAGTTGCAGTATGGGCGCGATTTTCTCAATCGGGCAAGTCACCATACTCAAGAGATTCCCAATGGGGAAATTCATATGCTGACGGACTTGATCGGCATCTCCGAACTAGTGGAACTGTTACACGACGCAAACGGTACAGCAACAGAAAGCAATCTGGAAGGTCCGATGTACGTACCGGATACGCCAGAACGCAACATGGGCGATCGCCTGGGGATAGATAAAGCAGGCGAACCGCTGATTCTTTCAGGCTACGTATTAGACTTAGACGGTAAGCCAATCGCTAACGCGATCGTCGATGTTTGGCAACCAAACTCTCAAGGACTCTACGATCTTCAAGATCCATCCCAACCAAAAGATAACTTTCGCGGTCGTTTCCGAACCAAAGCGGATGGAATATATACATTTGAAACTGTAGTTCCAACAGGGTATCACATTCCCGCTAGCGGACCCTGCGGCGAGGTATTGGAGCTATTAGGACGGCATACTTGGCGGGCTGCACACATCCATGTTAAGCTCAGCGCTCCTGGCTACACTCCGCTAACAACACAGATATTTATTGCTGGCGATCCCCACATCGATTCCGATACAACTTTCTCAGTCAAAACTGCGATCGCCTCTTTGCAAAAACACGATGCCGTTGACGAACTGATGGCAAGCGGTCGGCACGTACCGTTTTATACTACAAATTTTAATTTTGTGTTGCGATGA
- a CDS encoding beta strand repeat-containing protein: MRRIVIYGGVLAALCNTESVLAQVVPDTTLPVNTTVTTSGNTDVISGGTQAGTNLFHSFDSFSIPTGGTAAFNNAVEIQNIFSRVTGGSVSNIDGLIQANGAANLFLLNPNGLIFGANARLNIGGSFVGTTASSLKFADGTQFSATAPQTTPLLTISVPTGLQFGQNPGAIRVQGTGYDLSVREPIFLPIARNSSSSSLQVQPGKTLALVGGDINLESGVLTAEQGRIELGSVSDGQVSLSSIPQGFDLRYQGVSRLGDIQLSQQALIDASGGGSIQVQGNNVSLTDGSIILIQNKKEQQEGIISINAAQSLSMSGTNSDARFPGGLRSETEGIGNGADIAISAKQLAIQGGAAIMTRSFSSGKAGKVTVSTSDSMQLIGSSLINPTLSSNISTANLSTGNAGDISISTKQLTVLDGGIITSTVIGTGIGGDVTVNATDFIELIGWQPTTFQISNLAASTFNAGDAGSLTLNTSRLVLRDGGRVTSSTLATGDAGSVTINASESVEVSGTVRGSSLFSYMGASAPLGREVIRQAYQLPPVPSGKAGNMTINTGQLSVTDGGLINVRNDGSGDAGTLSINARSIILSDRASITAATASGEGGNIQVTVRDLLLLRHNSSISATASGNGNGGNINIDTPLLAIVPTENSDISANSENFRGGNVRINAQGIFGTQFRNSPTPESDITASGANSELSGAVEINTPEIDPSSGLTELPTIPIDRTKLIAQGCPANEGNTFTITGRGGLPSLPDEALRSNEPVAIDWVSLGEAGVVGAGLEKNHRQLRQQIFVQNPPVRESEVGDGGHGGHRGHGGHGGHGSNYQLPTTNYQNPISEAQSWLYDNNGNVILVATVPSGDRQTFMPLSHPSSCSD; encoded by the coding sequence TTGAGGAGAATAGTCATATATGGTGGCGTGCTAGCTGCTTTATGCAACACTGAGTCAGTCCTGGCTCAAGTCGTCCCAGATACAACCCTGCCAGTCAATACTACTGTCACGACTTCCGGCAACACGGATGTCATTTCTGGCGGAACTCAAGCTGGAACGAATTTGTTTCATAGTTTCGATTCATTTTCCATTCCTACGGGTGGGACGGCGGCTTTTAATAATGCTGTCGAGATCCAAAATATTTTTAGCCGCGTCACGGGTGGATCTGTATCTAATATTGACGGGTTAATTCAAGCTAACGGTGCTGCTAACTTATTCTTGCTCAATCCAAATGGATTGATCTTTGGCGCAAATGCCAGATTAAATATTGGTGGCTCGTTTGTGGGGACGACGGCGAGTAGCCTGAAATTTGCCGATGGCACTCAGTTTAGTGCAACTGCGCCCCAGACTACGCCATTGCTGACAATTAGCGTTCCTACGGGCTTGCAGTTTGGACAAAATCCAGGAGCAATTCGCGTGCAGGGTACGGGGTATGATTTATCTGTTCGGGAGCCAATATTCTTACCCATCGCCAGGAACAGTAGCTCAAGTAGTCTACAGGTACAACCAGGAAAGACACTTGCGTTAGTAGGGGGTGATATAAATCTAGAAAGCGGCGTGCTGACGGCAGAGCAGGGCCGAATTGAGTTAGGTAGCGTGAGCGATGGGCAAGTTAGCCTCAGTTCCATTCCTCAGGGATTTGACCTGAGATATCAAGGCGTGAGCCGCTTAGGAGATATTCAGCTATCGCAGCAGGCGTTAATCGATGCTAGTGGTGGCGGTTCGATTCAGGTACAAGGCAATAATGTATCCCTCACTGATGGCTCAATCATTTTGATTCAAAACAAAAAAGAGCAACAAGAGGGAATAATTAGCATTAATGCTGCTCAGTCTCTCAGCATGAGTGGAACTAACTCAGATGCTAGGTTTCCTGGTGGATTAAGAAGTGAAACAGAAGGTATTGGAAATGGAGCAGATATCGCAATATCTGCCAAGCAGCTAGCGATTCAAGGTGGAGCAGCAATAATGACTCGCTCCTTTAGTTCCGGTAAAGCAGGCAAGGTGACTGTGAGTACCTCTGATTCCATGCAACTGATTGGGTCTTCACTCATTAATCCCACTTTGAGTAGCAACATCAGCACTGCAAATTTAAGTACAGGAAATGCAGGTGATATCTCAATTTCAACAAAGCAGTTAACTGTTCTAGATGGAGGAATCATCACATCTACAGTCATTGGAACTGGAATAGGAGGGGATGTGACTGTGAATGCCACAGATTTCATAGAACTGATTGGATGGCAACCAACCACTTTTCAGATCAGCAATTTAGCTGCTTCAACTTTCAATGCTGGCGATGCTGGCAGCTTGACCCTCAACACGTCAAGATTGGTACTTCGGGATGGGGGAAGGGTAACTTCCTCTACCTTGGCGACTGGCGATGCTGGAAGTGTTACCATCAACGCTTCTGAGTCTGTCGAGGTAAGTGGTACAGTGCGAGGGTCTTCTCTTTTCAGTTACATGGGTGCGTCTGCTCCACTTGGAAGGGAGGTCATACGACAAGCTTATCAACTACCCCCAGTGCCAAGTGGAAAAGCTGGAAACATGACCATTAACACAGGGCAGTTGAGTGTTACGGATGGTGGCTTAATTAATGTCAGGAACGATGGCTCGGGGGATGCAGGAACGCTCAGTATCAATGCTCGCTCTATTATCTTAAGCGATCGGGCTAGTATTACAGCAGCAACAGCATCCGGTGAAGGTGGCAATATTCAAGTTACGGTAAGGGATTTGCTTCTGTTGCGCCACAATAGTTCAATATCTGCCACGGCTTCTGGTAACGGCAATGGTGGCAATATCAACATTGATACTCCTCTACTCGCGATCGTTCCCACAGAGAATAGCGATATCAGTGCCAATTCCGAGAATTTTCGGGGTGGCAATGTCCGCATCAACGCCCAAGGTATTTTTGGGACTCAGTTCCGCAACTCTCCTACTCCCGAAAGTGACATCACGGCTTCTGGGGCAAATTCAGAATTAAGTGGCGCGGTAGAAATTAACACCCCAGAAATTGACCCCAGTTCTGGATTAACAGAGTTACCCACTATTCCCATAGATCGCACGAAATTAATTGCTCAAGGTTGTCCGGCAAACGAAGGCAATACTTTTACCATAACCGGACGCGGCGGCTTACCATCACTGCCAGACGAAGCCCTCCGCAGTAATGAGCCTGTTGCAATTGATTGGGTGTCGCTGGGGGAGGCGGGAGTTGTAGGGGCGGGTTTAGAGAAAAATCATCGGCAGTTGAGACAACAAATCTTCGTTCAAAACCCGCCCGTACGAGAGTCGGAAGTCGGGGACGGGGGACATGGGGGACATAGGGGGCATGGGGGACATGGGGGACATGGAAGCAACTACCAACTACCAACTACCAACTACCAAAATCCAATTTCAGAAGCTCAAAGCTGGTTGTATGACAATAACGGTAACGTGATTTTGGTGGCAACTGTACCTAGTGGCGATCGCCAAACTTTTATGCCTTTATCTCATCCTAGTTCTTGCAGTGATTAA